The following coding sequences lie in one Candidatus Methylomirabilota bacterium genomic window:
- a CDS encoding thiamine pyrophosphate-requiring protein — protein sequence MRKRASVESVAEAYLELLAARRVDYFFGNAGTDFAPLIEAYAKREAQGQIVPRPITVPHEIPAVAMAHGYAMVTGRPQVVMVHVTVGTANALSGLINAARSRVPILMTAGRTPITEGGVPGARNRHIHWAQESFDQAGMVREYVKWDYELRTGSQVETVVDRALAIAQSAPAGPVYLTLPREVLAERLPDLEYFDPSRLAPAAAQVADPAAVEEAARLLAAARNPIAIVKQSGRDPASVAPLVALAEAAGLPVFEQFCTHLCFPQTHPLFAGGDPSPHLAQADLIVVIEADAPWFPDLKAPRPETPVIQVGEDPLFARYPIRGFATDVTLAGAPRLTLPALTQAVQRAGIDRGLVAERRARWSAEHDRMTAAARARAESVRNDRPIDMAWLSRCLADLVDERTLVVNEYDLDLAQTRLDRPGSYFSQSPASGLGWALGAALGAKLAAPEHTVICCVGDGAYLFAAPTAAHWVSRAYNLPALFVIFNNRAWNAVKRAVSSHAPQGWAVRTASMPMSELDPAPDYEQICRACGGWGERVEDPAALPEALARALTVVREERRQALLNVICKKP from the coding sequence ATGCGCAAGCGAGCGTCCGTGGAGAGCGTGGCCGAGGCGTATCTGGAGCTCCTGGCCGCCCGGCGCGTCGACTACTTCTTCGGCAATGCCGGCACCGACTTCGCCCCGCTCATCGAGGCCTACGCCAAGCGCGAGGCCCAGGGGCAGATCGTGCCGCGGCCCATCACCGTGCCCCACGAGATCCCCGCGGTGGCCATGGCCCACGGCTACGCCATGGTGACGGGACGGCCCCAGGTGGTGATGGTCCACGTGACGGTGGGCACGGCCAACGCGCTCAGCGGGCTCATCAACGCCGCGCGCAGCCGCGTGCCGATCCTCATGACGGCGGGGCGCACGCCGATCACCGAGGGCGGCGTGCCCGGCGCCCGCAATCGTCACATCCACTGGGCCCAGGAGTCGTTCGATCAGGCGGGCATGGTGCGCGAGTACGTGAAGTGGGACTACGAGCTGCGCACGGGCAGTCAGGTCGAGACGGTGGTGGACCGCGCGCTGGCCATCGCCCAGAGCGCCCCGGCCGGCCCGGTCTACCTCACCCTGCCGCGCGAGGTGCTGGCCGAGCGCCTGCCCGACCTCGAATACTTCGATCCCTCCCGTCTGGCCCCGGCCGCGGCCCAGGTCGCTGACCCGGCCGCCGTCGAGGAGGCGGCGCGCTTGCTCGCGGCCGCGCGCAATCCGATCGCGATCGTGAAGCAGTCGGGTCGCGATCCCGCCTCGGTGGCACCCCTGGTGGCGCTGGCCGAGGCCGCCGGCCTGCCGGTCTTCGAGCAGTTCTGCACTCACCTGTGCTTCCCGCAGACGCATCCGCTCTTCGCCGGCGGCGACCCGTCGCCCCATCTCGCTCAGGCCGATCTCATCGTGGTCATCGAGGCGGACGCTCCGTGGTTCCCGGACCTCAAGGCGCCCCGCCCGGAGACGCCGGTGATCCAGGTGGGCGAGGACCCACTCTTCGCCCGGTACCCGATCCGCGGCTTCGCGACGGACGTGACGCTGGCCGGAGCGCCCCGGCTGACGCTGCCGGCATTGACCCAGGCCGTGCAGCGGGCCGGGATCGACCGGGGGCTCGTCGCCGAACGCCGCGCACGATGGTCGGCCGAGCACGACCGGATGACCGCGGCCGCGCGGGCGCGCGCCGAAAGCGTGCGCAACGATCGGCCCATCGACATGGCGTGGCTCTCCCGCTGCCTCGCCGATCTCGTCGACGAGCGGACGCTCGTCGTCAACGAGTACGACCTGGATCTGGCCCAGACCCGGCTGGACCGGCCGGGCTCGTACTTCAGCCAGTCGCCGGCCTCCGGCCTGGGCTGGGCGCTCGGCGCCGCGCTGGGCGCGAAGCTGGCCGCGCCGGAGCACACGGTCATCTGCTGTGTCGGCGATGGCGCCTACCTGTTCGCCGCGCCCACCGCCGCGCACTGGGTGTCCCGCGCCTACAACCTGCCCGCGCTCTTCGTGATCTTCAACAATCGCGCCTGGAACGCCGTGAAGCGGGCCGTGTCGTCGCATGCCCCCCAGGGCTGGGCGGTGCGGACGGCCTCGATGCCGATGAGCGAGCTGGATCCGGCGCCCGACTACGAGCAGATCTGCCGGGCCTGCGGAGGGTGGGGCGAGCGCGTGGAGGATCCCGCCGCGCTGCCCGAGGCGCTGGCGCGGGCGCTGACGGTCGTGCGTGAGGAGCGTCGGCAGGCGCTGCTCAACGTGATCTGCAAGAAGCCGTGA
- a CDS encoding ABC transporter permease: MLTYVLRRVFWLVPTLLAMALVTFLVMHATPGSPLDPVSEGANPLSPEAQQRLAAAYGLHRPLHEQFAIFVVKAAQGDFGQSFVYRTRSVREIIAGAFPVSLLLGSLAFALAVAGGLALGILAAVHQNRVWDYVSVTVATAGLAIPNFVLAVFLIVLFAFVVPLFPTGGWDSPRTWVLPTLTLAAAPMGVVARFTRASMLEVIRADYMQTARAKGLAEGRVIFKHALKNALVPIVTLLGPMFAAIGTGSFFVEAVFRVPGLGRFFVESMTGRDYPMIMAVVLVYGAFLAVMNLVVDLLYGVLDPRIRLGSEPAAG, encoded by the coding sequence GTGCTGACGTACGTCCTGCGCCGCGTCTTCTGGCTCGTCCCCACGCTCCTGGCCATGGCGCTGGTGACGTTTCTCGTGATGCACGCGACGCCGGGCAGCCCGCTCGACCCGGTGTCCGAGGGCGCCAACCCGCTGTCCCCCGAGGCCCAGCAGCGGCTGGCCGCCGCGTACGGCCTGCACCGCCCGCTCCACGAGCAGTTCGCGATCTTCGTGGTCAAGGCGGCGCAGGGCGACTTCGGTCAGTCCTTCGTGTACCGCACCCGCAGCGTGCGCGAGATCATCGCCGGCGCCTTTCCCGTCTCGCTGCTGCTGGGCAGCCTGGCCTTCGCCCTGGCCGTGGCCGGCGGTCTGGCGCTGGGGATCCTCGCCGCCGTGCACCAGAACCGGGTGTGGGACTACGTCTCGGTCACGGTGGCGACAGCCGGGCTGGCCATCCCGAACTTCGTGCTGGCCGTCTTCCTGATCGTGCTCTTCGCCTTCGTCGTCCCGCTCTTCCCCACCGGGGGCTGGGACTCGCCGCGGACGTGGGTGCTGCCCACGCTCACCCTCGCCGCGGCTCCGATGGGCGTCGTCGCCCGCTTCACCCGGGCCAGCATGCTGGAGGTCATCCGCGCCGACTACATGCAGACCGCGCGCGCCAAGGGCCTGGCCGAGGGACGCGTGATCTTCAAGCACGCGCTCAAGAACGCGCTGGTCCCCATCGTCACGCTGCTGGGGCCGATGTTCGCCGCCATCGGCACCGGCTCGTTCTTCGTGGAGGCGGTCTTCCGCGTGCCCGGCCTGGGCCGGTTCTTCGTGGAGTCGATGACCGGCCGCGATTACCCGATGATCATGGCAGTGGTGCTGGTCTACGGGGCGTTCCTGGCCGTCATGAACCTCGTCGTGGACCTGCTCTACGGCGTGCTGGACCCGCGAATCCGGCTGGGCAGCGAGCCCGCGGCGGGATGA
- a CDS encoding GNAT family protein, producing MSAAHVPALVAIAKGPRVTFTLTSVAADEPAMRRYVESALADRDAGRALPFAIVDRRADRVVGSTRFGNIEFWPWPPGNPHQRGEDLPDVVEIGWTWLAPEVQRTGINTEAKLLMLTQAFERWRVHRVSLMTHARNTRSRNAILRLGARFDGVLRAARMAADGGIRDTAAYSILAQEWPEVKEGLLARLR from the coding sequence CTGTCCGCCGCGCATGTCCCGGCGCTGGTAGCGATCGCGAAGGGGCCGCGCGTGACCTTCACGCTGACCTCTGTCGCTGCCGATGAGCCGGCCATGCGGCGCTACGTGGAAAGCGCTCTGGCCGATCGAGACGCTGGCCGAGCTCTGCCGTTTGCGATCGTCGATCGACGCGCGGACCGCGTCGTCGGCTCCACCCGGTTCGGCAACATCGAGTTCTGGCCGTGGCCGCCCGGTAACCCTCACCAGCGCGGGGAGGACCTTCCCGACGTCGTGGAGATCGGCTGGACCTGGCTCGCCCCGGAGGTTCAGCGGACGGGCATCAATACCGAGGCCAAGCTCCTCATGCTCACGCAGGCCTTCGAGCGCTGGCGCGTGCACCGAGTGAGCCTCATGACGCACGCGCGCAACACGCGATCGCGTAACGCGATCCTGCGCCTGGGCGCCCGCTTCGACGGCGTCCTGCGCGCCGCGCGCATGGCTGCCGATGGCGGCATTCGCGACACGGCAGCCTACTCCATCCTCGCCCAGGAGTGGCCCGAGGTGAAGGAGGGACTCCTGGCCCGTCTTCGCTGA
- a CDS encoding Phenylacetic acid catabolic protein: MSEMDVIADREAGGGTGRWPFWRKAYAEGDPLPRFTPPAGRPRHQFDEGDPLPEDYKALLIRMLRHEGERAGNKSFLGFMATCLDLAEALFPNSHMKLLKAEYLAEELKHAIMFHRLAVGLEPDFALRDVPYAHYAFHLPRETWVDDAFFHFFVDLNGAFHARDWRESSYVPLQKMAATVERDELGHSEMGYYFLQEACARPGGRALARALLDKWYPAALDMFGRSDSPNVPRFIEWGLKSVGNAEIRDAYKAYVDRKLAALDLEPPDERQRRRFL, translated from the coding sequence ATGAGCGAGATGGACGTCATCGCCGACCGCGAGGCCGGTGGCGGGACCGGCCGGTGGCCGTTCTGGCGCAAGGCCTATGCCGAGGGCGATCCCCTGCCCCGCTTCACCCCGCCGGCCGGCCGGCCGCGGCACCAGTTCGACGAGGGGGACCCACTGCCCGAGGACTACAAGGCGCTGCTGATCAGGATGCTGCGTCACGAGGGTGAGCGGGCCGGCAACAAGTCGTTCCTGGGATTCATGGCCACCTGCCTGGACCTCGCCGAGGCGCTCTTCCCCAACTCGCACATGAAGCTGCTCAAGGCCGAGTACCTGGCCGAGGAGCTCAAGCACGCCATCATGTTTCACCGGCTGGCCGTGGGGCTCGAGCCGGACTTCGCGCTGCGCGATGTCCCCTACGCCCACTACGCCTTTCACCTGCCGCGGGAGACGTGGGTGGACGACGCCTTCTTCCACTTCTTCGTCGACCTCAACGGCGCCTTTCACGCGCGCGACTGGCGAGAGTCGTCCTACGTGCCCCTGCAGAAGATGGCGGCCACGGTGGAGCGAGACGAGCTGGGGCACTCCGAGATGGGCTACTACTTCCTGCAAGAGGCCTGCGCCCGCCCGGGCGGCCGAGCCCTGGCCCGGGCCCTGCTCGACAAGTGGTATCCGGCGGCCCTCGACATGTTCGGCCGGTCGGACTCCCCCAACGTGCCGCGGTTCATCGAGTGGGGCCTGAAGTCCGTCGGCAACGCCGAGATCCGTGACGCCTACAAGGCGTACGTCGACCGCAAGCTGGCCGCGCTGGACCTGGAGCCGCCCGACGAGCGCCAGCGCCGCCGCTTCCTGTGA
- a CDS encoding ABC transporter permease, producing MTAGLTRDALRRLGRNKLAVAAGVVVVVMGLLALFADALAPYPYTKTNFDRLAEGPSAQHWLGTDQVGRDLLSRLIHGARISMLVGLGAQLIVVLIGVPVGALAGYAGGRTDALLTRFIDVMYAFPRLLFVILVMSMLGAGLANIFIAIGLTGWVGIARQTRAQVLALKQREFVEAARALGVGGGRRLLRHVLPNALTPIVVVVALGIPEAIFTEAALSFIGVGINPPTPSWGQMVGEGQQYLRSAWHLCVFPSIAIAVTMLAFTFLGDGVRDALDPRLQ from the coding sequence ATGACCGCCGGGCTCACCCGCGACGCGCTCCGGAGGCTCGGGCGCAACAAGCTGGCCGTGGCGGCCGGCGTCGTCGTGGTCGTGATGGGCCTGCTCGCGCTGTTCGCCGACGCGCTCGCGCCGTACCCCTACACCAAGACCAACTTCGACCGGCTGGCCGAGGGGCCGTCCGCCCAGCACTGGCTGGGGACCGATCAGGTCGGGCGCGACCTGCTGTCTCGGCTGATCCACGGCGCGCGCATCTCGATGCTGGTGGGACTGGGCGCCCAGCTCATCGTGGTGCTCATCGGCGTGCCCGTCGGCGCGCTGGCCGGCTACGCGGGCGGGCGCACGGACGCGTTGCTCACCCGGTTCATCGACGTCATGTACGCCTTCCCCCGGCTGCTGTTCGTGATCCTGGTCATGTCCATGCTGGGAGCGGGGCTCGCCAACATCTTCATCGCCATCGGGCTCACCGGCTGGGTGGGCATCGCCCGGCAGACGCGGGCTCAGGTGCTGGCCCTCAAGCAGCGTGAGTTCGTCGAGGCCGCGCGCGCGCTCGGCGTGGGGGGCGGCCGCCGGCTCCTGCGCCACGTCTTGCCCAACGCGCTGACTCCCATCGTCGTGGTGGTCGCCCTGGGCATCCCCGAGGCGATCTTCACCGAAGCCGCGCTCAGCTTCATCGGTGTCGGCATCAACCCTCCGACGCCATCCTGGGGTCAGATGGTCGGCGAGGGTCAGCAGTATCTGCGGTCGGCCTGGCACCTGTGCGTGTTCCCGTCCATCGCCATCGCCGTGACCATGCTGGCCTTCACCTTCCTCGGCGACGGCGTACGGGACGCGCTCGATCCGAGGCTACAATGA
- a CDS encoding peptide ABC transporter substrate-binding protein — MTRRRPPLDDRQLDLLAERLATIRVGRRELLALAAALTGAGPLVRPAEGATAPRLAPGERLAREQVFRYGGGGWWSSDPTSHDFNKDMFCNGVPALFAGLLKFNADHQPVADLATKVTPRHDGAQWVFTLRRDSRWSDGTPCTARDFEWSWKRQLDPATVSPYATFFYDLKNGEAFNKKRAAAAAVGVRARDAWTLEVTLEGPRAYFPILAAFLAALPAHRRAVERHGDRWTEASTIVGNGPFVLERWEHNRVMVLGPNPHFYGSRSVTLQKVVIPIIPTAAGALPYENNEIDMTSLQPSDLKRLQANARTAGEVFRYPFPGTWYLIPQVTRPPFDNVKVRRAVAHAVDRDNLVKVAQGFAMPAHAMIPPGFPGATADPRIKALQRFDPKLALAQLEGTPFQGGRNWPRITLTMQDEARGSRPLAQAVQAVLLEHLNMHTELQVLDPRVFRERLWKHEFQLVWIRWFMDYPDPHNEYFDTFYGKRTTGKRQAWSNDEFDRELELGRDTRDPDKRLQHYLKAEEILQREVAYVPVAWVVRYAALKPWIRGLQKTRQGQYAVEGNIYVDMLPHLYVVERA, encoded by the coding sequence ATGACCCGACGGCGACCGCCTCTCGACGATCGCCAGCTCGATCTGCTCGCCGAGCGCCTGGCCACGATCCGCGTGGGCCGACGCGAGCTCCTGGCCCTGGCCGCCGCCCTCACGGGGGCGGGACCGCTGGTGCGGCCGGCCGAGGGGGCGACGGCGCCCCGGCTGGCGCCTGGCGAGCGGCTAGCCCGCGAGCAGGTCTTCCGGTACGGCGGCGGCGGCTGGTGGTCCAGCGACCCCACCAGCCACGACTTCAACAAGGACATGTTCTGCAACGGCGTGCCCGCGCTCTTCGCCGGCCTGCTGAAGTTCAACGCCGACCATCAGCCCGTGGCCGATCTGGCGACGAAGGTCACGCCCCGGCACGACGGCGCGCAGTGGGTGTTCACGCTCAGGCGGGACTCCCGGTGGTCGGACGGCACGCCGTGCACGGCGCGGGATTTCGAGTGGTCCTGGAAGCGGCAGCTGGACCCGGCCACGGTCTCGCCCTACGCCACGTTCTTCTACGACCTCAAGAACGGGGAAGCGTTCAACAAGAAGCGCGCCGCCGCCGCCGCCGTCGGCGTCCGCGCCCGCGACGCCTGGACCCTGGAGGTGACGCTGGAGGGCCCCCGCGCCTATTTCCCCATCCTCGCCGCCTTCCTGGCCGCCCTGCCGGCTCACCGCCGGGCCGTCGAGCGGCACGGCGACCGGTGGACAGAGGCGTCGACCATCGTCGGCAACGGGCCGTTCGTGCTGGAGCGGTGGGAGCACAACCGGGTCATGGTGCTCGGCCCGAACCCGCACTTCTACGGATCCCGGAGCGTCACGCTGCAGAAGGTCGTCATTCCGATCATCCCCACCGCCGCCGGCGCGTTGCCCTACGAGAACAACGAGATCGACATGACATCGCTCCAACCGAGCGATCTCAAGCGCCTGCAGGCCAACGCCCGGACGGCCGGCGAGGTCTTCCGGTATCCCTTTCCCGGGACCTGGTATCTGATCCCCCAGGTCACCCGGCCGCCCTTCGACAACGTCAAGGTGCGACGAGCCGTCGCTCACGCCGTCGATCGCGACAACCTGGTGAAGGTGGCCCAGGGCTTCGCCATGCCCGCCCACGCCATGATTCCCCCGGGGTTCCCCGGGGCCACCGCCGATCCCCGGATCAAGGCGCTGCAACGCTTCGATCCCAAGCTGGCCCTGGCCCAGCTCGAGGGGACGCCCTTCCAGGGTGGCCGCAACTGGCCCCGGATCACCCTGACCATGCAGGACGAGGCCCGCGGCTCCCGACCGCTGGCCCAGGCGGTCCAGGCCGTGTTGCTCGAGCACCTCAACATGCACACCGAGCTGCAGGTCCTCGACCCGCGCGTGTTCCGCGAGCGCCTGTGGAAGCACGAGTTCCAGCTCGTGTGGATCCGCTGGTTCATGGACTACCCGGATCCCCACAACGAGTACTTCGACACCTTCTACGGCAAGCGCACGACGGGCAAGCGTCAGGCGTGGAGCAACGACGAGTTCGACCGCGAGCTGGAGCTGGGCCGTGACACCCGCGATCCGGACAAGCGGCTACAGCACTATCTCAAGGCCGAGGAGATCCTCCAGCGGGAGGTGGCGTACGTGCCCGTCGCGTGGGTCGTCCGCTACGCTGCGCTCAAGCCCTGGATTCGCGGCCTGCAGAAGACCCGCCAGGGCCAGTACGCGGTGGAGGGCAACATCTACGTGGACATGCTCCCCCACCTCTACGTCGTCGAACGCGCGTGA
- a CDS encoding cyclic nucleotide-binding domain-containing protein: MELVGRMMDGSIPYSVKGVLRKAGLFRGNLGQDAKIEQLSRLPLFEGCSQRQLRAVARITEVRELPEGSVLARTGDPGHEFFLILDGRVRIDVSPRKRARLGPGEFFGEMSLLDGGPRSATAVAETGVRLLVINRRDFSLLLSKVPDLTRHLLVVLSRRLRQADQARNG; this comes from the coding sequence ATGGAGCTCGTGGGCCGCATGATGGATGGCTCCATTCCCTATAGCGTCAAGGGGGTGCTGAGGAAGGCCGGCCTCTTCCGGGGCAACCTCGGCCAGGACGCCAAGATCGAGCAGCTCAGCCGCCTGCCCTTGTTCGAGGGCTGCAGCCAGCGCCAGCTCCGTGCAGTCGCCCGGATCACCGAGGTCCGCGAGCTTCCCGAGGGCAGCGTCCTGGCCCGGACTGGCGACCCCGGTCACGAGTTCTTCCTGATCCTCGACGGCCGTGTGCGCATCGACGTCTCGCCTCGCAAGCGTGCCCGGCTGGGTCCGGGCGAGTTCTTCGGCGAGATGAGCCTGCTCGATGGCGGCCCGCGCTCGGCCACGGCGGTGGCCGAGACCGGTGTGCGGCTGCTCGTCATCAACCGCCGCGACTTCTCGCTGCTGCTGTCGAAGGTGCCGGACCTGACCCGGCACCTGCTGGTGGTCCTGTCCCGCCGGCTTCGCCAGGCCGATCAGGCGCGCAACGGCTGA